The region GAGCCCTTCGACCTCTATCTTTTTGATATCAATCTGCCGTTTCAAAACGGCTTGGAGACTTTCCGTCAGCTGCGTGAGAGCGGGGACAGGACCCCGGTGATTTTCCTGACCAGCAGGGAAGACAAGGCCTCCCTGCTGGAGGGCTTCGCGATCGGAGCCGATGACTACCTGCGCAAACCGGTGGATCTGGACGAGCTCAGCGCCAGGGTCCGAGCAGCGCTCCGCCGGAAAAACCCTCAGAGAAATATCCCTTTGGGTCCTTATCGGATGGATACCCGAAGTCGCGATCTTTTCCTGGATGGGCAGCCGATGAAGCTGGGGCGAAAACTCTATGATCTGCTGGAGCTTTTCGTCGAGCGTTCCGGTGAAGTGGTCACCCAGGAAGCGATCAAGGAGCGCCTCTGGCACTCTGACGAGGAGGCGAGTGAAGGGGCGATCCGGGTCTACATCGCCCGGCTCAAAAAGCTTTTCCCCGATGCCATAGAGAATATCCGGGGAGTGGGTTACCGCTTCGATCTTTCCCACGTCAATGAGGAGAGGGTGTGAAGCGGGAGCTGTGGGGGGCGCTGGCGATCTTTGGGATCATCCTGGCAGCCTTTTTCGGGATTCATTTTCTCTTTCTCGTCCAGGAGGGCTTCAGTGCCGCCAATTACCTCACGGCGCTGGCGATTCTTCTGCCTGCTGCCCTGATCGTCGGGTACATCTTCCTCACCCAGCTCCTCGAGCCCAAAAAACGCCAGGAGGCGGAGCTGGAGCATCTGGTCCGTGAAGTGCTCCACGAGATCAATCTGCCCCTTTCGACCATCGAAGCCAATCTGGCGATGATTCTCCGAAATACCCGGGATGAGCGGACCCTGCGGCGTCTGAGCAGAATCGAGGGGGCTTCGAAGCGCCTGACCCGTCTCTACCGCGAACTTTCCTACAACATCAAACGCCAGATCGCTCCAGTGGAGAAAGAGCGCTTCGACCTGGCCGGTCTGGTCGAAGAGCGGGTGGCCCAATTCGGAGAGATGAAACGCAATCCGATCGTGACCCGTCTCGAACCGCTGATCCTCGAAGCCGACAGGATCGGGATGGAGCAGATATTGGACAACCTCCTGGAAAATGCTCTCAAGTATTCTGAGAAAGCCGAGCCGATCGATGTGACGCTCTCGCAGGGGGAATTGACGATCCGGGACCGGGGGATCGGGATGGATGAGAATGAGCTTTTGCGGATTTTCGAGCGCTACTATCAGAGTGATCGGAATGTCCGGGGCGAGGGGATCGGCCTGGCGCTGGTCAAGCGTTACTGCGATGAGGAGGGGATCGGGTTGAAGATCCGATCGAGGCCGGGCGAAGGGACGGATGTGATCCTCGATTTTCGGGGCAAAGGCTCAGGTAATACTCGGCACATACAGAGGTAATATAATCGGATTATGAAAATTCTATTGCTTGAAGACGATACATTGTTGGGAGAGAGTCTGGAGGAGTACCTGGAGATCGAGGGGTTCGAGGTAGAGCGGGTGACACAGGGTGAAGAGGTTTTCGATCGGACCTTCGACAACCGTTATGACCTCTATATCCTCGATATCAATGTCCCGGATGTCAACGGCCTGGAGGTCCTCAAGGAGCTCTATGAAGCCGAGGATACGACTCCGGCGATCTATATCTCCGCTTTGACCGATATCAAAACCATCACGCAGGGGTTCGACCTGGGGGCGGTGGATTATTTGAAAAAACCGTTTGACCCGGAGGAACTCATCCTGCGCATACGCCATCACTTTCGCACGGAGGCGGATGAACCCGGAAGGATGCTGGAGTATGGGGAATTACGCTACGAGCCGGAGAGCGGGAAGATCCTGCGCCCCGATGGTGAAGTCCTCTATCTGGGTGAAATCCAGGGGCGGATATTCAGCACCCTGCTGGAGAGGGAAGGGCAGCTGGTGCCGACCCAGGAGCTGCTGGATCTGCTGGATCGCTCCAACCTCAATGCGTTGCGGGTGACGATCGCCAAACTCAAAAAAAAGATCGGCATCGATATCACCAATGTGCGCGGACAGGGGTATCTGCTTGAAAAAGTATGAGCTCGAATCCCTGATCAAGAGCTTCGTGCTCTTTTTTCTGCTGATGTCGGCGCTTTACTTTCTCGTAGCGACACTGAATTACCGGGACCGTCAACGCCACCTGGAAGATCGGATCCTCAATGAGATGCGTCTGTATAGTTTCCATCCGGTGGGCGACCGCTTCGATGTGGATTTCGAAACGAAGGAGGAGCACAAGGATCTGATGCACCTTTATAAAGGAGAGAGTGGGGTCTTCGCCTACTTCGAAATCCCGGGAAGTCAAAAATATCTGCTCAAGCTCTCTTTGCCTCTTTCGAATTATCAGGCGATGCTCGATCAGATCCGCCGGGAGAGTTTCGCGGGATGGGAACTCTATCTGCTGGTGATCGCCGCGATCTCTTTTCTGCTGGCACTCTATACGCTCTATCCCCTTAAGCGGGCCCTGGAGCTCAATGAAGAGTTCGTGCGGGATGTCCTCCATGATCTCAATACCCCGCTGAGTTCTCTTCGGATCAATCTCAATATTCTTCAGAAACGTTATGGCGAAGACCGGACGATGAAGCGGATGTTCGGCGCTTTGGGGACCATCCACGCCTTTCAGTCGAATCTCCGGGCCTTTTTGAGCCGTCAGGAGGGGCAGATGGAGCGCTGTTCTCTTCGGGAGCTTCTTCAGGAACGTTTGGAATTTTTTCGAGCCCTCTATCCGGGCCTTAGCTTCGAGCTCAATCTCGCGAAGGACTTGTCGCTTGAGTGTAATCGGGAAGCCTTTTTGCGGATCATCGAAAACCTCCTGAGCAATGCGGGGAAATACAACCGGCCCAACGGCAAGGTGATTGTCTCGCTGGAAGGGAAGCTTTTGAAAATCTCGGATACCGGCAAGGGGATGGCCCATCCGGAACGGGCTTTTCAGCGCTACTATAAAGAGGGAGAACGGGGGCTGGGTCTGGGGTTGCACATCGTCAAAAAACTGGCGGATGAGATGGGGATCCCCCTTCGCCTCCAGAGCGAAGTGGATCAGGGGACGGAAGTCGTCCTTGATCTTTCGGGCATTGCGCACTCATCCAAAGGAAATGAAGATTCGGCATCAGAGGAAACGGAGGGATGAAAATCCTGATCAAACTCTTCGGCCCGTTGTTTTTTCTGGCGGCGGCGCTCTATGCCGGTCCGGCAACAGAGGCTCCTTCCCCCTCTATAGATCAGGGGTCGAAGCCACTTGGATCCGATTCGGCAAAAAACGAGTCGGAACTGGACCGTCTGATCGACCGTTATCGCTCGGCGCCACCCGGTGAAAAAAAGAGACTCCTGCCGCAAATTCGCACCCGCATCGTGGAGCAGGTGACCGGAGAACAGAAGCTCGCCATCGTCGAGGCGATCAAACTGAAAAAACTCAAACAAGATAGAACCGGGGGAGAAAAATCGAAGAGTGCCGGGCAGAAGAAGAGTGGTAGCTCAGGAAAGAGGCGGCATTCCCACGTCCGACGTACCTGCCGGAGTGTCGGGTGTATGATGAACCGGGTCCGCCGTTCGCTCCGAAGATTTTTTCACAAAGCCACGCAAAAACGTCGCCGTCCGGCCAGGATGCCCTCTCCCGAAGAGATCCTGAAGGAGAAGAGGCGTTAAACCTCAGACTCCAAAACTTATCAATCCTATTACTTTCCCATCACTTTGTTAAAAAAACTTAACATAGATCAAGAGTTCTAAATTTTTTTTGCACTAGAATTGAAGGATGCGGGATGGCATATTATGCTGTGCTGCGTAAGATTCTCAAAGGAGTGTAGAATGAATTCGATGGTCAAACGCTTGTCGCTGGCGGCCATCGGGGCCCTGGTCGGGGTGTCGATGGTCTCTGCGGATAACAGTGAACTTGAAAAGGTAATGAAGGAGCGCGGCTTGACCCAGCAGGATCTGCTGGCAGCCGCCAAGACTTATACCCCCAGCGGCGGGCGGGACAAGTACATTGTCTTCAGCTCGGGCGGTCAATCGGGGCAGATGTTGGTCTATGGGGTTCCTTCGATGCGGATCCTCAAATACATCGGTGTCTTTACTCCCGAGCCTTGGCAGGGTTGGGGTTATGACGACGACACCAAAAAGATTCTGGCCGAGGGCAAGATCCGCGGCAAGCAGATCACCTGGGGGGATACCCACCACCCGGCGCTTTCCGAGACCAACGGACGTTATGACGGGAAATGGCTCGTCATCAACGACAAAGCCAACCCGCGTATTGCCGTCATCGATCTGAACGACTTCGTTACCAAGCAGATCGTTGTCAACCCGCTCTTCAAATCGGATCACGGTGGAGCTTTCTTCACTCCGAACAGTGAATATATCCTCGAAGCGTGTCAGTATGCAGCCCCGCTGGATAACAATTGGCACCCGATGAGTGAATACAAAGAGACTTATCGGGGCGGGGTAACCGTTTGGAAATTCGATCCCAAGATCGGACGGATTCTGCCGGACAAATCCTTTACGATCGAATTCCCTCCCTATATGCAGGATTTGAGCGACGCGGGTAAAGAGGCCAGCTACGGCTGGGGCTTTACCAACAGCTTCAACTCCGAAATGTACACCGGTGGTATCGAAAAGGGTCTGCCTCCTTTCGAAGCCGGGTGTAGCCGGAACGATACCGACTTCCTCCATGTCTACAATTGGAAGAAACTCGCCGAACTGGCCAAAGATCCCAAGAATGTCAAAGTCATCAACGGGATGAGAGTCGTTCCCATCGATGTCGCCGTCAAGAACAACGCTCTGTTCTTGATTCCCGAACCCAAATCGCCTCACGGAGTCGATGTCTCTCCCGACGGTAAATACATTGTCGTCTGCGGAAAGCTCGATACCCATGCGACGGTTTACAGCTGGGACAAGATTCAAAAGGCGATCAAAAACAAAGATTTTGTAGGAAAAGATCCCTACGGCATTCCCATCATCGATATGAAAAAGGCGATGCACTGCCAGGCTGAGCTGGGCCTCGGGCCCCTGCACAACCAATTCGGTAAGCATTGGAAAAAGCAAGGCGAGATCTATACATCACTTTACGTCGACAGCCAGGTCGTCAAGTGGAACTACCTGACCTGTAAAGTGGAAGATCGCCAGAATGTCAACTACAACATCGGCCACCTCTGCGGTATGGAAGGCAAGACCGAGGATCCCCAGGGTGATTACATCATCGCGTTGAACAAACTGGCCATCGACCGCTTCAACGAGATCGGGCCTCTGCACCCGCAGAACCACCAGCTCATCGATATCCGCGGCAAGAAAATGCAGCTGCTCTACGATATGCCGATTCCTCTGGGCGAGCCTCACCAGGCGGTAGCGATCCGTGCCAGCAAGCTCAAGCCTGAGGTTCGCTACAAAATGGGAACCAACCCCTTCACCGGCAAGCCCCATCGCGGCAAGACCCTGGCAGGTCAGGAACATATCGAGCGCAAAGGCAACCATGTCTATGTCTATGGAACGATGGTCCGTTCGCACATCAATCCTGAGCACGTGAATGTGAATCTGGGTGATACTGTCACTTTCTATCTGACCAACCTGGAGCGGGCAGAGGACGAGACCCACGGATTCACTGTGGATCAATACAATGTCCATGCTTCTCTGGAGCCGGGCAAAACAGTCGCTCTGACCTTCAAGGCCGATCGTGAGGGTGTTTTCCCCTACTACTGTACGGAATTCTGTTCGGCACTGCACCTGGAGATGATGGGTTACCTCTTGGTCAAAGATCCCAACAAACACTATGTCTCCGCCAAGAAGCTCAAAATGGCCAAAATGTCCAAAGAGCAGCTTGAGAAAGAGTACGAGAAGATCGTCGCGACCAACAAAGCGACCGACAAGGTCATTCAGAGTGTCGTGAAGTTCCTCAAAGAGAATCACTACGAGAAATATCCCGTCGTGAAGCAACTGGTCGAAGATGCTCTGGATCAGTACAGCAAGATCCCCGAGCAGCAGAAGAAGGCTGAAGAAGCTTACAAGAAGGGTGATCTCGAAAAAGCGATCCTCTTCCAAAACATGGTTTGGCAGTATATGGTCAAAACCGCAGACGTCGGTATCCGTGCGCGTGACCTGTTGGTCAAGAAACTGGCTACCCCGATGAGTGAAGCGGCACGCCGTGGCCACGAAGCTTATCTCGAAGGCGGATGTAACGGCTGCCACGTCATCGGTAAAGTCTCCTCAGGTCCCGACCTGGTCGGCGTCCTGCAGAGACACAAGAATGGTGAAAAGTGGGTCAAAGAGTGGATTCTCCATCCCGAGAAGATGTATAACAACCCCTACATCAAGTCGATGACCAACTACTTCAACCTCCGTATGCCCAACCAGGGTATGACCGAGAAGCAGGTCGACGATATTATCGAATACCTCAAGTGGATCGATAAGAACGCCAACCTCTTCTAAGAAAAGAGACCGGAACCCTCCGGTCACTATATGAAATTATCTATTGTTTGTTCAGACAGATTTCCCAAGCTTCCCCAAAAAGATTTGACGAAAAAATAGCCCTAAGTGCTTTTATTGACGTCAGTCAATCTTTTTGGGGGCGATTGGAGTATAATCGACCAAGATTTTTCAAGAAGGAGAGGGGATGAAAAGCTCATTGATGAAATCGAGGATTTTCACGTTGATCGCGTTGGGGCTCTTGCTCTACTTTTTCGTGATTCCTGCGGTTTTTACCCATGATGTGGTCGAACTGGCCAGGGAAGGCAAAGTGGACAAAATCCCGCCCATTGCCTACAAGGTTTGGAACTATTATGTCAAAGGGCAGTATGTCAGCCCCAACACCCCCAAAGACGCTGTGGGGGATTTGAAAAAGATGATCGATGAGGATGCGGAGCTTTCGGCGGTCAGCGCACCGATCTGGTATGTGGCGCTGGAGGCTCCCAACTATCCCAAAAAGGCCTTTCCCAACGGGATTCCGGTCTATTATCACTTCGACGGCTTCAGCGGCGATGTACATGAAATGAACACCATCAACCACTTCATCGGGATGGACCCGATGGAGCGTGGTGCTCCCTACCTGCGCGCATTGGCGCCCTATGCTCTGGTGCTGGTGGCGCTGCTGATGGTTTACTATATGCTCTACAATTGGAAGATTCTTGATTGGCTGATGTGGATCCCGGTGGTGCTGCCGGTAATCTTCCTGGGCTTCTATGCCTACTGGCTCTACTGGTTCGGGCACCATATGCACGCCTGGGGGGCCTTCAAGATCAAACCCTTCATGCCGACGGTCTTCGGGGATGGGAAGGTGGCGCAGTTTACCACCCACTCCTATCCCACTATAGGATTCTGGATCTTGCTGGCGATCGCCTTCTTCAGCCTTTTGGCGATCGTCTCCAAACGTAAAGCCCGTCGGCTGGCCCAGCAGACGGTCTGAGTCGGGAATGCATCGATGTGGAAGGTCGCGGTTATGATCTTTACCGTTACGGGTCTGCTCTCGGGCAATGTGCTTCAGGCGGCGATCGACAAAGCGCAGCCCGGTTCCAAACTGGAACTGCCCGCGGGAGAGTATCACGGCAATCTCCGCATCGATAAACCGTTGATCCTCGTGGGTCCCGAGGATCAGAGCGCTCGGATCATCGGGGACGGCAACGGCACGGTGATCACCGTTCGCAGTGACTATGTGACCCTGAAGAATCTGACGATCCTCCACAGCGGTCAGGAGCACGAGCGGGTGGATGCGGCGGTCTCGGCCAAAAAGCTCAAGCATTTGACGGTGGACCACTGTCGGATCGACGATTGCCTTTTCGGAATCGATCTCGAGCAGGTAAATGAGTCACAGATCACCCGCAACTGGATCCGCTCCAAACCCTTTAGTCTGGGATTGCGGGGTGATGCGGTGCGGCTCTGGTACAGCAACGACAACAATGTCAGTGCCAACCACATTACCCATTCGCGGGATATGGTGGTCTGGTACAGTCACGGCAATACCATCGCCCACAATTTCGGGGAGTACAGCCGATATTCGCTCCATTTCATGTATGCGGGGCGTAATGATGTGCGCTTCAATACTTACGAGCACAATTCGGTGGGGATCTTCTTCATGTATTCCCAGGACAGTGTGGCGGTGGGAAATGTGATCAAAAGCTCCATCGGTACCACGGGGCTGGGGATCGGGCTCAAGGATTGCAGCAATTTCACCCTGAGGGACAATACGATGATCTATTGTGCCCGCGGGCTCTATATCGATCGCTCGCCCTTTCAGCCCGATCAGAACAACAGTATCGAATACAATAGGATCGTTTATAACTCAATCGGGATCAATTTTCACTCCCTGAGTATCAACAATTACATTCACCACAATATTTTCAAGGGGAACATCGAAAATGTCTACGACGACGATCAGGTGACCCTGCATTCGGTGAAGAACCATTGGGATGAGAATTACTGGGATGATTACGAAGGATTCGACAAAAACGGTGACGGGATCGGTGATACCCCCTATCGGCTCTATTATTATGCCGATCGGATGTGGATGAGCAACCCCAACATCAAATTCTTCTACGCGTCGCCGGTGATTTCCATTCTCAACTTTCTGGCGAAACTGGCCCCGCTATCGGAGCCGGTCATGCTCTTGGAGGATCCCCATCCGGTGATGGAGGAACAAACATTGGAAAAGGAAGGAAAACGATGAGTGCGGCAGCGAACAAAAAACGGCGTCAATTCATCCAGCAGATGACGGGTCTGGGCGTTTTGGGCCTGGCGGCGGCAGGAGGGATTTTCGGTGCCTCCTATCTCAAAGCGGAGCCCCTGCGCCTGCGCCCGCCCGGTGCGGTACCCGAAGAGGAATTTATCGGGCTCTGTATCAAGTGCGGGCAGTGCCTCCAGGTCTGTCCCTACGATGCCATCAGACTCGAAGACATCGACGGAAAAGTCGGGGTGGGGATGGCCTACATCGAACCGAGGGATCGGGGTTGCTATCTCTGCGATGCTTTTCCCTGCATTCTGGCTTGTCCCAGCGGCGCGCTGGATCACGAGCACGACAGTATCGAATTTGTCCATATGGGGATCGCCGTGGTCAAAAATCCCGGTGCCTGTCTGGCCAAGACCGGGACGCCGGTTCCCGATGAGGCCATCGACCGGATCTATGACCATACGACGGTCTTGAGCGCGGCGGAGCGCAGCAGCCATCATGTCGAGATCAGTGACTCCGATCCCGAAAAGGCTAAGCTGCAAAAGCAACTGCTCCTCAAGCTGGAAAAATACCGCAAGGAGAACCCCTGCACCATCTGTGCCGATCTCTGCCCCTATCCGGAGCCGCTCAAGGCGATCGGCATGGTCAAAGCCAAGGGAGGCGGCCTGCTGCCCGAGATCCGGGAAGCCTGTGTGGGATGCGGTGCCTGTGTGGAGCTTTGTCCCACCGATGTGATCGAGATTATCCCGAGAAAGACCTACGCCGATATCTACGGTGAAAAAGGGGAGCATCATGCGTAAAATGAGCTTATGGGCGCTCAGCCTTTTGCTTGCTTTGGGAACGGTCGGTTGCGGTAAGAAAGAATCCCAAAGCCAGGGGGAAGGGGCCTCAGGCAATGCTGCGCCGCAGATCAAAGTGACGCAGGGGGCTGTGAAGATTCAAAAGGAGTCCAAAAAGTCCGAAGCCAACAGCGGGCAGTTCTACTACTCCTACAACACCGAGAAGAACAGCAGCGACGAAAATCCGCCCAAGACCCGCACGACGCTCGATGCCTATCTGCATATCCATTCGCCCTACGAGCGGATTCAGATCAACCTTATGATCAAAAAGCTGAGCAAGGATTTCATTGTCCGCTGTTCTCCCTGTCACGACGACTATGCCAACGGAGTGATCGGACCTTCGCTTCTGGGCAAGAGTGGAGATTATATCTATCAGCATCTGATCGACTTCAAGACGGGTAAAAAGAAAAACGTTTTGATGAAAGAGCTGGTTTCTCAGATCGACGATGCAAAACTCAAGGCGATCGCCGATGAAATCGCGGCGTTTAACAAACAAATCCAAAAACTTCGGGAGGGGAGAAAATGATTCGACATATCATCGCGGCTATCGCAACACTGTTGGCTCTGTGGGCTATGTATTACATGTATCAACTGGATGTAGAAGCCAATCGCTTCGGGGAGATCCAAAAGCTGCTTGAGCGGACCAAGATGGAAGTCAAGGTTGAGAAAAAAGAGCCGACACAGGTAGTGCAGGCAGCTTCGGCCCCCAGTGCCGATAAGGAAGCGAAGAAAAAAGAGGATGAGCTTCAGAAGAAACTCAAAGCCCTGCGTGAGCGGGCCGGAAACGCTATGGCATTCAAGGTCAGCCCTCTGTATAAGCAGAAGTGCTCCTCCTGCCACGGAGTCAACGGCGAAGGGATCATCGGTCCCAGACTCATCGGCAAATCCAGCGACTATGTTCTCAAGGCGCTTGAGGATTTCAAGAGCGGCAAGCGAAAGAACTACGTGATGTACGGCCTGCTTTCGAAAATGGATGAAAGCCAGCTCAAAGCTTTGGCCGACGAGATCGGAACCTTTGAAGCGAAGCTCAAAGCCCAGGGCAACTGAGCCCATCCTCGAGGAGGAGAAGGATAGATTATGGATCGATACAACAGTTCAATTCGCGACATCCTCAATGCGTCGTTCTTTTCGACGTTCTACTATCGGACACGGGAAGGAAAAATACGCCCTACGTGGCGTTTCTGGCGCTGGATGAGTGTCATTCTCATCAACATCGCCTTTTTCCTCTCCTACCATATCGACATTCAGCTGCTCGAAGGTACCATGAGCGGATCGCGTCTGCTGGGCTTTCACCTGATCGATCTCTTTACGGCGTTGGAGACCTGGGCGGCTACCCATACGATCCACACCAATATGATCATCGGTTCGGTGACCATTGCGGTCTTTTACCTGCTGGTCGGGGGTAAGAGCTTCTGTGCCTGGGCCTGCCCCTACGGGATCTTGAGCGAGATCGGAGAGTATTGGCATCAGAAGCTGGTCCGCAAAAAGATCATCAAAGAACGCAGTTGGGATCCGAGGATCCGTTTCGCTTTCTGGGCGGTTTTTCTTGTCGTCACGTTCATCGACGGCTTCTTGGTTTTCGAAGTGATCAATCCCATCGGAATCCTCAGCCGTTTCATCGTCTACGGCTGGAGTCTGGCGATCGTCTGGGTTTTGGTTATTTTGCTCTTCGAGATCTTCTACTCCCGGCGGATGTGGTGCAAATATATCTGCCCGGTGGGGACCACCTACAATCTGCTGGGCTGGGTGAGCGCCACGAAGGTCCAATGGGATATGGAGAAGTGCGATCACTGCGGCGCCTGTCTGGACGCTTGCTTTGAGAACCACGTGTTGGAATTCATCAAGCCCAAACACGACAAAGAGCGCAAAGAGAAGGGCATCACCAAGCAGATCGTCGTCAACGGGGACTGCACCCTCTGCGCCCGTTGTTTCGATGTCTGCCATACCGATGCCTACAATTACACATTCCGGCTGAAGGATCTGGTGTGAGTCCTCTCATCGAGATCCGCAACGCCCGCAAAAAGTTTATGGGCACCCCGGTGCTCGACGGCATTACCCTCTCCATCGAGGCGGGAGAACGGATTGCTATGCTCGGACCCAACGGGGCGGGTAAAACGACCCTGGTGCGTTCGATGTTGGGCTTCTACCATCTCGATGAGGGGGAGATCCGTGTGATGGGCAAAGATCCGATCCGTGATCGGGTAGAGGTGCTACGGCATATCGGTTTTATCCCCCAGCTCCCTCCGCCGGTGAAGTTGAGTCTGGATGAGCTGTTGATGTATATCGAACGCAGCACCGGCACGCCCAAAGGTGCGGTGATCGCCCAGGCGGAGCGGATGGCGCTGGATGTGAAGCAGCATGCCTCCAAACCCTTTTTCAAACTCTCCGGAGGGATGAAGCAGAAATTGCTCATCGCCATCGCCCTGGCCAGACGGAGTCGGCTCTTTGTCTTCGATGAACCGACCGCCAGCCTCGATCCCAAGGCACGGGAACTCTTCTATCGGCTCCTCTCGGATCTCGATTATGACTATTCGGCGATTTACATCACGCACCGGCTCGAAGAGCTCGAAGGATTGATCAACCGCAAAATCTATATGGAACTGGGAAAGGTGGTCGAGGATGAACCGATCGCGACGTGATTTTCTCTTGGTGACACTGGGAGTGGCCCTTCCTCTGTTTTCCGGATGCAAAGAGCGTCAAAAGGATGGAGCGGAGCCGGTGCACTGGGACCGGGATATGTGCGAGCGATGCAAAATGGTGCTCAGCGAGCGGAAATATGCCGCGGAAATCACCAATCCCAACACAGGCAAAACGTATAAATTCGACGATATCGGCTGTGCCGTACTCTGGATGGACGAAGAGCATATCCCCTGGAAGGACCGGGCGAAGATCTGGGTGACCGACGCCAAAACCGGCCAATGGCTCGATGCGCGAAAAGCGCTCTATACTGACGATTCGATCACACCGATGGCGTATGGGATCGCTGCATTCAGCGAAAAAACCTTTCCCAAAGGCCACAAAGTTCTCCACTTCAAGGAAGCGGCAGAGGTCATTCGAAAAAT is a window of Nitratifractor salsuginis DSM 16511 DNA encoding:
- a CDS encoding sensor histidine kinase, yielding MKRELWGALAIFGIILAAFFGIHFLFLVQEGFSAANYLTALAILLPAALIVGYIFLTQLLEPKKRQEAELEHLVREVLHEINLPLSTIEANLAMILRNTRDERTLRRLSRIEGASKRLTRLYRELSYNIKRQIAPVEKERFDLAGLVEERVAQFGEMKRNPIVTRLEPLILEADRIGMEQILDNLLENALKYSEKAEPIDVTLSQGELTIRDRGIGMDENELLRIFERYYQSDRNVRGEGIGLALVKRYCDEEGIGLKIRSRPGEGTDVILDFRGKGSGNTRHIQR
- a CDS encoding response regulator transcription factor, which codes for MNEQTAGKILLLEDDRLYSETLCDWLEEEGFAVHPCYDPQSAFDVCYQEPFDLYLFDINLPFQNGLETFRQLRESGDRTPVIFLTSREDKASLLEGFAIGADDYLRKPVDLDELSARVRAALRRKNPQRNIPLGPYRMDTRSRDLFLDGQPMKLGRKLYDLLELFVERSGEVVTQEAIKERLWHSDEEASEGAIRVYIARLKKLFPDAIENIRGVGYRFDLSHVNEERV
- a CDS encoding sensor histidine kinase, whose product is MKKYELESLIKSFVLFFLLMSALYFLVATLNYRDRQRHLEDRILNEMRLYSFHPVGDRFDVDFETKEEHKDLMHLYKGESGVFAYFEIPGSQKYLLKLSLPLSNYQAMLDQIRRESFAGWELYLLVIAAISFLLALYTLYPLKRALELNEEFVRDVLHDLNTPLSSLRINLNILQKRYGEDRTMKRMFGALGTIHAFQSNLRAFLSRQEGQMERCSLRELLQERLEFFRALYPGLSFELNLAKDLSLECNREAFLRIIENLLSNAGKYNRPNGKVIVSLEGKLLKISDTGKGMAHPERAFQRYYKEGERGLGLGLHIVKKLADEMGIPLRLQSEVDQGTEVVLDLSGIAHSSKGNEDSASEETEG
- a CDS encoding response regulator transcription factor; protein product: MKILLLEDDTLLGESLEEYLEIEGFEVERVTQGEEVFDRTFDNRYDLYILDINVPDVNGLEVLKELYEAEDTTPAIYISALTDIKTITQGFDLGAVDYLKKPFDPEELILRIRHHFRTEADEPGRMLEYGELRYEPESGKILRPDGEVLYLGEIQGRIFSTLLEREGQLVPTQELLDLLDRSNLNALRVTIAKLKKKIGIDITNVRGQGYLLEKV
- a CDS encoding nitrous oxide reductase family maturation protein NosD encodes the protein MWKVAVMIFTVTGLLSGNVLQAAIDKAQPGSKLELPAGEYHGNLRIDKPLILVGPEDQSARIIGDGNGTVITVRSDYVTLKNLTILHSGQEHERVDAAVSAKKLKHLTVDHCRIDDCLFGIDLEQVNESQITRNWIRSKPFSLGLRGDAVRLWYSNDNNVSANHITHSRDMVVWYSHGNTIAHNFGEYSRYSLHFMYAGRNDVRFNTYEHNSVGIFFMYSQDSVAVGNVIKSSIGTTGLGIGLKDCSNFTLRDNTMIYCARGLYIDRSPFQPDQNNSIEYNRIVYNSIGINFHSLSINNYIHHNIFKGNIENVYDDDQVTLHSVKNHWDENYWDDYEGFDKNGDGIGDTPYRLYYYADRMWMSNPNIKFFYASPVISILNFLAKLAPLSEPVMLLEDPHPVMEEQTLEKEGKR
- a CDS encoding c-type cytochrome, whose product is MRKMSLWALSLLLALGTVGCGKKESQSQGEGASGNAAPQIKVTQGAVKIQKESKKSEANSGQFYYSYNTEKNSSDENPPKTRTTLDAYLHIHSPYERIQINLMIKKLSKDFIVRCSPCHDDYANGVIGPSLLGKSGDYIYQHLIDFKTGKKKNVLMKELVSQIDDAKLKAIADEIAAFNKQIQKLREGRK
- the nosZ gene encoding Sec-dependent nitrous-oxide reductase codes for the protein MNSMVKRLSLAAIGALVGVSMVSADNSELEKVMKERGLTQQDLLAAAKTYTPSGGRDKYIVFSSGGQSGQMLVYGVPSMRILKYIGVFTPEPWQGWGYDDDTKKILAEGKIRGKQITWGDTHHPALSETNGRYDGKWLVINDKANPRIAVIDLNDFVTKQIVVNPLFKSDHGGAFFTPNSEYILEACQYAAPLDNNWHPMSEYKETYRGGVTVWKFDPKIGRILPDKSFTIEFPPYMQDLSDAGKEASYGWGFTNSFNSEMYTGGIEKGLPPFEAGCSRNDTDFLHVYNWKKLAELAKDPKNVKVINGMRVVPIDVAVKNNALFLIPEPKSPHGVDVSPDGKYIVVCGKLDTHATVYSWDKIQKAIKNKDFVGKDPYGIPIIDMKKAMHCQAELGLGPLHNQFGKHWKKQGEIYTSLYVDSQVVKWNYLTCKVEDRQNVNYNIGHLCGMEGKTEDPQGDYIIALNKLAIDRFNEIGPLHPQNHQLIDIRGKKMQLLYDMPIPLGEPHQAVAIRASKLKPEVRYKMGTNPFTGKPHRGKTLAGQEHIERKGNHVYVYGTMVRSHINPEHVNVNLGDTVTFYLTNLERAEDETHGFTVDQYNVHASLEPGKTVALTFKADREGVFPYYCTEFCSALHLEMMGYLLVKDPNKHYVSAKKLKMAKMSKEQLEKEYEKIVATNKATDKVIQSVVKFLKENHYEKYPVVKQLVEDALDQYSKIPEQQKKAEEAYKKGDLEKAILFQNMVWQYMVKTADVGIRARDLLVKKLATPMSEAARRGHEAYLEGGCNGCHVIGKVSSGPDLVGVLQRHKNGEKWVKEWILHPEKMYNNPYIKSMTNYFNLRMPNQGMTEKQVDDIIEYLKWIDKNANLF
- a CDS encoding 4Fe-4S dicluster domain-containing protein gives rise to the protein MSAAANKKRRQFIQQMTGLGVLGLAAAGGIFGASYLKAEPLRLRPPGAVPEEEFIGLCIKCGQCLQVCPYDAIRLEDIDGKVGVGMAYIEPRDRGCYLCDAFPCILACPSGALDHEHDSIEFVHMGIAVVKNPGACLAKTGTPVPDEAIDRIYDHTTVLSAAERSSHHVEISDSDPEKAKLQKQLLLKLEKYRKENPCTICADLCPYPEPLKAIGMVKAKGGGLLPEIREACVGCGACVELCPTDVIEIIPRKTYADIYGEKGEHHA